CAACACAGCACCACTCCAGCACGTGTACAGCACTGCGAGGGGAACGAGAATATAGAACAGATCTATCTGTGCGACGAACAGGTTGAGAGAGACTGTTCCCAGTGGCTTATATAGAACGGTTGTAACGAGGACAGCGATGCCGACGAGGACGTTCAACAGATGGAACAGCCACGCATCGATGCGAATGAGTTTATCCCCGGCAGCATCCATACGCGTATCACGATTGGGTAAGGTGAAAAGACGTCGATAGGTTCGGAAGTGCCGGGCATAGAAACGAGCTCTACAGTCTATTCGTACGACTGAAAAGAACCCACCAATGGCCGAGACGTGGCCTGTATTTGGTATAATTGCTGAAACCCTTTATTCGGAATGGGGTCCAGCAGCCGTACAGAATAACCAGCGCAAGCCGGTCAGCGATATCTCCCGAATGCCGTCACAGCCATACCGACGCCAGTGAGGAAAATCGAAGGCAAGATTACGTTGGCAAAGCCCTGTGTTGTCGCTATTGAACCTGCTACGAGCCCCAATCCAATGAATAGAATACCAACAGACCCAATCTGATTCATATCTGCTGATGTGTTTTTCCCACCATGAAGAATCATCCTCTGTATCTCGTACACCGCTCCTGAGATTTGTCAGGAAATTCCTCAAGGACGTACAAGGCACACAGCGCGTATCAAGCAAGGATTCGCCTGGGACCCTTCCGTTACTGTGTGAGTTCACGGTAGAACGATACGGAGTACACCGCGAAGAAGCCGCCGAACAGCGTCCCGACGATAAGGACGAGGAAACCGACACCGGCCACGAGCGGGAGTGAGAGCTCCGGTAGCGGAAGTGTTGCTGCCGATTCCGGTGACAACAACAGCGAAAGGATACCGAACACACCACCAAAGACTCCACCAAGAATCCCGACGAGAATCGAGTAACCCAGGACACTAACGACGTGCTGGCGGACGACCGATACGCTGTGTTTGAGTCCGTCAACTGCACCCATGTCCTCAAGCACGATTGCCTGGCCGTAGAACTGGACGAAAAAGAGCGCCAGGAGATACAGCAGAACGACGGCAGCGACGATGATTCCGACGACGACGAGCACGGCAATGTTCGCTGATTCGAGTCCACCGCTTCCGATAACGAAGATGCCGCCGAACAGCGCGATGAAAAACGCTACCATCCCGAGAGCGAAGTTAACCGCCACCAGGGCCAGATACGCGACGAGAATCGAGACGTAGTGGGACTTCCCGTCCTCGACGAACGTCTGCAGTGCCGTCCTTCCAGTGAGGGCTTCGTCAGCCATCCCGATCATCCCACCCTGGAAAAACGGCATGACAACGAGGAACACGAGCGACACTCCGAGCGAGACGACACTGCTGAGCAGTGGATTGACTGCCTGCAGGGCTAATTGTGGTACCTGGAACAGTGATATCACGAGTATCGGGACGAGCACGACTGGATTTCTGCGGAGGGCACTAGGCGTCCGGCGGAGGGCATTCAGGACAGCCATATCGGGGCTTCAATCGGATGAAGTGAAAATCTGTTCCCTCTGCGACTGTTCTCGTTGTATTCAGCAGCACAGCATAGCAGGTGCAGTGGATTTCACCAGAGCCAACCCAGTCGAATTCTACCGTGGTTCACTGCTGAGCGAGACAATCATCCAGTGCCGTTACAGCAGCATCGACGTCGTCGATGTCCGCTCGGTCACATCGATGCGCCGGACGCCACCATTCGACCGGGTGGAGGACGAGCGCCTCGTCGGTAAGTTCGTAGCTCGTGTAGGTAGACCATGGTCGGAATTGCCGCTGGAGTGGATGCTCGATTACGAGTCCAGAATCCGTCACACGGAAGGTCCGCGGATTCAGTACGTTCATGAGCACGACACCGACGAACAACAGATTGTACAGCCACCATCCCCACTCGGAATTGAACACGAACGCAGAGATGATTCCGAGTGTACTGACAGTGAACGCCACCAGAGAGATACCGCCAGCCACACGCCGCCAGCGCCGCGGCCAGCGAGCCTCCCACTCGGCAAAATCGACGGCATCCGCTAGCGCCGCGTTCGCATACCGGGTCCGACTCATCGCCACTAACATTATGCCGAGTAGCATCCCGCCAGCCGTCCCGATCACTGCTAATGGTACAGCGAAGTTGGGTGGTTCGAGGCCGACAGCCACCGCACCGAACACACCGCCAAACCAGCAGAACGGAAGCACAGCGAGGAGCCAAACAGCATCGTAGCGGCCGAGACTGACCGCGAGGCCAGGCGTCCGAGAGACGATCCCACTGGCGACGACAGTGACACCTGTCACGGCGACAAGGAAGCCGACGTAGAGAACGGCCGCGTCAGTGACGGCCCGCGACAGTCCGAGGACCAATGCCGGAGCCAGAAACGCTGCGACATACAGACCGGCGACTAACACGTACAGACTGTCCGGCCCCTCGGTGCTCGACTGACCCAGTGTACGACGAATGTGGGTCGCCATAGTAGACATTACACCCCCGACCTGGAAAAGACTGCCCTCCTGTCCGATTATCCCAACACGTAGATTGCGAGTAGACCGACACTCGTGAGGTTGACGACCATGTGCACGACGGTACTTGCGGTCGTCCCCCAGCGGTGACGCACGATTCCAAGAACGAGCGCCAAGACGAGTATTGTCGGAACGCGTACCAGAGAGACGTCCAAGAGGGCGTGCTTCGCCGTGAAAATGACAGCAGTGATGATGATACCGGTTGTGACTCCCTCCCCACGGACGAGAGCGGTTTGAACGATGCCACGCCAGGCTAGTTCCTCGGTTACCGGTGCGATGAGACCGTGCGCAAGCGCGAAGAGGACAACGACCCAGAGACCGGCTTCGAGATCGGAGAGGAGAAATCCGAAGGCAGCAACCGCAGTCTCTGTCCCGCCAAGCATCGCGTTCACGAACCCGATGCCGTACACGGTGAGTACCGTGAAGGCTCCAGCGAGGAATCCGAGTGAAACCGCCCGGCTGTCCGTCACATACTCCCAGTCTGAGTGGTCAATATCGACACGGTGGCCGTATCGAACCGCGAACAACGCGGCGACAGGAAAGCCAACGAGTGTCGCCACGAGGATGCCCACGAACGTGTTGTCGAGGAGAATCCCGACTGACGAACCCATCCCCAGTCCGAACAGGAATTCAATCACTGTCCACCCGCTGGCGATGATCAGTCCTGCACGGGTGCGGGGAGACAATTCTGACGGAGAGAGGCGGGATGTAACCGTGGATTGATTCCCGAGCCAACCGCCACCAAGTATGAAAATAACCGCAGCGGCTGTCCCGGGAAGTCCAAAGAGAAGCGGA
This DNA window, taken from Haloarcula ordinaria, encodes the following:
- a CDS encoding CPBP family intramembrane glutamic endopeptidase, whose translation is MGSHINRRSDLVRRTGAGIVAGILSIVCTILVAASTVNVLSDALEDIGTLVAVAIVALLIGLGIGIRYRGQWLTPTSIAGGLTGIFLFLRGQLFLTEGIPISYPLLFGLPGTAAAVIFILGGGWLGNQSTVTSRLSPSELSPRTRAGLIIASGWTVIEFLFGLGMGSSVGILLDNTFVGILVATLVGFPVAALFAVRYGHRVDIDHSDWEYVTDSRAVSLGFLAGAFTVLTVYGIGFVNAMLGGTETAVAAFGFLLSDLEAGLWVVVLFALAHGLIAPVTEELAWRGIVQTALVRGEGVTTGIIITAVIFTAKHALLDVSLVRVPTILVLALVLGIVRHRWGTTASTVVHMVVNLTSVGLLAIYVLG